The Balneola sp. genomic sequence GAACCCAGGTAGAAGTCGCAAGCATCCTTCGTTCCAAAATCAGAATAGCTCTTCGTACATCGCTAAATTCAATACTTAATTTGATAAGTTCTTCCTGATTCTTAAAGTCTTCAGGGTTGTTTTGATAAGCCTTGATAGCATCGTTCAACCGTGTATCTACCCATGAAACTTCCTCACCTGGTGCGAGGGATATTAAGTTACCAAATTCATCAGTGAACTCGGTTTGATACCTCCTGCTCCTCATAATTACATCATTAAGTTGGGCGGATATAAATTGAGGATCGTAGTACTGTTCAGGATCATAATTCGGTACAACCAAAGAATCCAAATAAGATTCAAACTGATATAAACTACCTTCCCAAAGTGGCGCCCTTTGATATTCAATAGATTGATTTTCCAAACTCTCCTCAAACTCAAAACTATTTTCTTCACTTACATAACTATACCAGTAATCACCAGCTTCCAACTCAGATCTCTTTTGATATCCAGGGGTTGTAAATGGAATGAGAACCCTTTCTGATTGAGTAACATCATGAAACACGAAACTGTTATGCCAGTCTTCTGTAATCGCTCCTGCATCCTTTGCTGATAAGTATCTTAGTCCTTTATAACGCTCATTAGTCCAAAGCATTCGTTCCCTGAATACATGATATAAGCCATACTTGTATACAGGATGGGATTTCCAACCTAAGCCTAAAGGGTTACGGCTTATAAACTCATCTTCTTCTCTTTGCTGCACCTGAAATACATCATCCGGGTGAATGAAATGAGTCCATATACCTGTAAGTAGCTGCATGCTTTGTTGCTGAAAGAGAGAATTTTCCTCCATTGAAAAGCCACTGGTTATTCTTGGATAATTGAAGATTCTATCATCAGGTGAATAGGGTTCATAATCAAATTCTCGTCCACCTCCTGATTCAATATCTCCTAAATAGAGAGATGATAGGTACCTAATAGAAGGCATCCCTTTCATGAGTGCAGAAACACCAACCGAGTCAATGAAATTTGTAGGAGGCACATAGGAAATAGGAAGTGGCCCCATCCTATCAATACGCCACCGCTTTCGAGCAGCATTAACAGAAGCGGCCATAAAATTCACATTATCCCAATCTATCAACCAAAGTGAAAAATGATTATAGCCATGAAATGCTAACTCATGTCTTGTATTTAGTATATCTCTAGCCACCCGTATACTCGCATCTACTTCTCTACCATCTACAACTGTTTTACCTGAAGTCCACTCTTCAAAATCAAAAGGCGGGGTTACATTTGCGTTATAATTGAATGCGGTCATCGCAGAATAGGTCACATTGAAAGTATCTGCCAATGCCTTCATATCCGGCCACCAGATATTGAGTACAAAATTGGAATGTGTTACATCATATTCTGTATCTATAGGAGGAAGCTTTTCATTATATAATGGTGCTGGAAAATCATCTAAGAATATGGTACTTACATTTGCAACACTATATGGCACTCCATCCAGACTTCTCAGAATGGTGGAAAATATTAACCCGCGATAAAGCTTTTCCCAAAGTAACGTACTGTTAATCGTAACTACTTCACCAGCTCCAATTTCATTTAACAAAACCAGAGGATATTCAGGATTATTACCTGCTCCGGCCAAGACTTTTACCCTTTTAATAAACTGATCTTTTTCTAACCCCCTGTGAGGCAACTCTGCTCTAAAAAAGTACTTTTTCCCGGTATGCACTGGAAAAGCATCTTCAAAAAAATAAACTCCTTTAGCTAAAGAATCTGTTGAATAATCAGCAAAAGGAACTATTCCTTGAAGGAATGCGAACTTATCGTAAGCTAGTGGCCCAAGAAAAACAAGTTGATTGCCCCGAGCTACATATCTGGTTAGATATTCAATTTCCTGGTCCGAAAGTTGGCTAAGCAATTCAGTAGTAACCACAATTGATCTGACTGAAGGCTTTATACTAAATCCCTCTGTTAATAAGCCTAAATCAATAGACTCGACAGGTAACTTCGCATACTGCATCGCAATAGTAACCTGATCGGAAATAACTCCGCTTAGAGAATCCTGCCTATGTTTTACCACTAGTACAAGAGGATCCTGTTGCAACAATTTAGAAGAATCAACTGGGAATTGTTCTTCAAACTGGCAGCTCACAAACAAAAAACAAACAATTCCTAAAAAAGCTATGAGGTTAGTCTTCCGAATCACTTCCCTCCTCTTCTTCAAATGGTTTTAGAGGCTCGTCTTCAGGGTAAATATTTCTCAGAACAGCGCTTATCCTGGATTCCTTTTCACGGTTTATGATTTCATAAATAATTGCATCATCACTTTCATAATACACTTGGATATTCCTTCCTTCTAAATCTTCAAACACTTCAATCCACTGCTGCATATCACTCATTGTATTTTGAGGATTGAATAAAATACCTTGCTGTATTCCTGTATAAGGAGGTTTCTCTAGAAATAGAAAAATACTTGCTGGAGGTACATCTCTTTGATCACGCTGTGCTCTTGGTACCGTGAGGTACTGTTGATATAGGGAATCTATTACTCCATAGTTATCCAAAAAGAACTCATAGTTCATAAAGAAATGACGATTCTGGGCCAACCTCCGATCCAATTCCGGACTTACTGTTGCATAGCTATAGGGTACTCTTTCATTAACTATACGGTAATAAGCTTCAAAAAAACCATTTGGGAGTGTTGCAGGTAATGCCCTGCTTATTAGAACACCTTGTTGTAGGACAATCAATGTAATTATAAAGGCTATCGAGGATCCTACATTCATTACCCAGTATGCCTTTTGCTTCTCCTTTAATATAAACTTGTATAATCTTGTGATATTCAGAAATACTAAACCGAAAAAGATGGAGATGAGTAACGCGTAGAATAAATTCAGTTGATCAGGATCAACCAATACGTAGGAAAAAGGGAAATAAGGAGTGTAGATATAACTAACAAGCACGAACAAAATCAGAAAAACCAGTTCTTGTTTCTGTTCTATTGCCTTCAGCCTTAAAAGTACCAGGTTGACTAAAAAAAGAATCAATCCTCCCAAGAAGTAATACATGCTCAGCTCATCAATATACATTACCAGATTGGGGAAATAACTGAAGATAAGCGTGTCGAAAAGCTCTCGTTGGAAGAAATCCTGTAATGGAATCCTGTTGATTGTGCTTACTAGTATATATGGAAATAGTGCTAGCATGCTACTTGATATGAGATAAAGCAGAGACCAACCCAATCTTTTTTTCAATGATTTTAAGGGCAGGGTAAGTAATCCTAGTAACAGAATCGGGATGAGCACCATAACAAAAACAAATACATTTGTTAAAGCGGTAGCAAAAATACCCATGCAGATATAAAACCATATCATATTCTCCCCTTGCCTCATTAGTCGAAGGAAGAAAACTACGGTAGGAATTGCAAAACATAAGGCCAGTGAGATAGAATTGGCTTCCACTTCCAAATCAAGGATGATGGGTGACAGATACATGGGTACAAAAGCATAGATACTCATGCCTAACAGAGCAGCTACAGGGTTTTCCCTGCTTGTGATCACATTAATCATCCAAAAAATAATAAGTGCCAGAAAAAAACTTGTTAGCGCGCCTAAAATATGCAATATCAGTTCTGGAGATACCTGAGTAAGTGTGCTAAATACATGTACCAGTACATGCATACCTTTTGGTTCCGGTATGACATCAAAATATTGCTGTAGTGAGAGAGCTTTAACCGAGCTGAGTTCAAAATACCATGTACGACTAAGGGGAGCTGAATTTTGAAGCGCTGGTATTATCCTTACTCCCGCTGCAAAAAATGCAATCAGAAAAGCAGCGAATTGAGGTGCTGATTCTTTTAGCGAGTAGCTGGGTAGCTTTGCTCGTCCTCGAAATCGATCCCAAATGGATATACTACTTTCAATTAACCGAACATGCTGAGCAATAATTTTGGTTTCAATCGAGATGAAAACCTCTGAGGAAGTCATTCCTTTTTGTTTCTCTCGCACGAAATAAACCAATAAGGGAATAACTAACAGGAAAACGAGTAGGCTAATAAAATCATAAAGGTTTAGAGCTGTTAGAATCAGAACAACAACCAATATCAATCCACCAAGACCAATCCATGAATACATTAGCCGATCAATACCTGTTTTCGACTCAACTTTGGGAAGAAAAAGCGGAGCCAGCACTCCAAAGAGTAAATAGAAACATACTATGATTCGAAAAACTGCAAATATGCCTTGAAAGAAATACATCAGTTCATACCTGGGTTTAACATAGCTCTACTGGAATACACTGGAAGTGTACTTAGCTCAATATTGCTAATGAAATATGGCATACCTAAGGTATCAAGGCGCGATTGTACTTTATTTATTGCTGCTGCTTCAATTGCAAAGTCCAGAACCAAAAAAGGTAAATCGAACCTTGTTGAATAAGATCGCAATAGACTTAGTCTCTCATGATAGCTGATATCATCTTTCACAAAGTACTCTCCTTGTTCAAAATTATACCCTGATGCAATGTCTTCCATCAGTACTCCATCAATATACTCTGATGTGTCTTCCAACAGAAAAAGCCCTGCATTCTGGACCAATAGTAAATCTGGATTTCGTTTTCTAATCTCACGAATCATTTCCACCATATAAGAAGCCAGACTTGAACGACTTGTGTAAGGAGATACAGAGTCGATAGTGTCCATAAAAATCCCATCTACTCCTTTTTTTGTCAGTTCGGGTAGAACCTGATCAATTAGAATCGATCTTGTAAGAGAGTCTTCGAGGTTTAAAAAAGAACTTCCCCAGTTTTTGTTTTTCCCTAAAAACCCACCCTCCATCAGTTTTGGATAATACCAACGATTCGTATCTACTTCACCAAGGGAAATATAGGCAAGCACTTTTGTCCCTTTAGATTTCATCTGTGCTATTTCTGCTTTGGAATAAAAATCCGACTCGATTATAACCATCGAATAACCTTCAACCTGCTCAGGAGTAATTTTAGCGTAAGAAACTCCAAAGGCAGAAAAAGGACTCCTATTTTCACTATGGGTTACTTCTATCGAAGATTTGCAGGAAACTAAGGTGACTAAAGAAATCAACATAAGCTTAAACACTAAAATCCAGCTCATAGGATTAGTCTACTCCTAGTTGGATACACATCTCCCATCCCATCATTTTAACCAACTCAAGTACAGTTGGCACAATAACCATATCAAAGTGTAAATCGGCCCTTTCGATAATATTTTGGGATAGTAGATCAATCCACTCTTCAGGCGTTTTAGAAGTATCGTCTTTATTCGATTCAATGAACTCAACGATGTATTCAAATACAGCGATAATTTTACCTGTCCATGATATTTCTGAAGCTTCCAATCCCTGAGGGCTTCCTTCACCATTTACCCATTCCTGATGAGTGAGAACTCCTTGTTTAACATCATCATGAATTGGAAGCTGATCTATTAATTTATAGCCCGTTAATGGATGACTAAGTTCTGAACCTATAGAAGCTTCGGATTCAACACTCAGAGAACCTACATATCCAATATCATGCAGCTTGGCAGTGAGCTTAAGAATTTCTGTTTCTGAATCATCCAGGCCAAAAATCATAGCAAAACGTTCTGCAAAAGCTATAACTCTAGGAGTATGATGCTTTGTTGTTTCCCTTTGTAACTCAATTGAGCGAAGCATCTGGTAATAAGTATCCAACAAATGATTAGAGAACTCAGCGTTCTCATCTCGATAGTTGAATAATTGAGCTAATTGCTTAGCTACTGATGTAAATGATTCTTCATTTTTTTGGGGCTCTTTTAATAAAATTAACCCGGAAGAATCATCCTCTTCGAAATGAATTGAAGTAATAGCTCCTAATTTATCTAAACTAATACTTGTGATTTTACCGGTCTTTTCTCCCTTTACCGCTAGCTCATTTTCACTCAGTAAGGTACCGATGATATCATCATCCAGATTCTCTGAATAAATTACATCTATGGTACCCCTTGAAGTTTCTACAACTGCTCCGCCACTGCTTTCACAATAGCTTATGAGATATCTTAATAATAATCGAGATAAAGCCTCTGTATTCAGGGCACCGCTTCCTAACTCGGAGATGATTTCTCCCATCTTATTTTTATAGTCATCCTTCTGGCCTTCTTCCTCTTTCTCAATATTGCTCAACCAAATTGACAGTAACCGACCCACAATTGAAATTCGAGGTACAATAACCTCCGGGCATCTGGTATTTGGACCAATTATATACAAGCCCCATACATTGCTATCTTCATCATACAGTGGGATGTGCTCACAATTACCTACTGAGTTTGAAGAAATTCCATGTTCGTTAAGTTCAGGATACCACTTTTTCTTTTGCTGTAAATTCTGTACCTGTTGCTCAAAACTGCTTACTGCTTCTTTCTCGTTTTCATTAAGATCGCTCTTTGATTCTTTACCTATCAGGTTTTCCAGATTGACAAATCTTTTGAACAGGAATAATTCATCACCTTTCTTCCGGTATACAATATGGACCGGAGCTTTGTAGAGAATATCCATCCATCGAACAATATCTCTAAAGGATGGTGGCTTAGCCCTGGACATATGCTCTGCTGAATGAGACCAAAACTTTAATTCATCTTCAACACTAAACTCCTGAAGTGAAAATGCCTTTCCAATTCTACTGCCTACCAGGTTTAAATATGACTTAACATCTTTCATTGATACCCTTAATATGCTGAGTAATAATAATAATCCAAATGCTTAAAAAACCGTCTCGCTAGTAACAAAGTAATCAACGCGAAAGTTACCGCCCCTGCCAACATTCCAACCGTTGCGTATTCCATACCATACCATCTGCTACAAACAAAGCCAACTACAAAATTTATCAAAAGAGCTATAAGGATTGGGTACACTACAAATGACGCCCTATTTAGCG encodes the following:
- a CDS encoding DUF2194 domain-containing protein; protein product: MIRKTNLIAFLGIVCFLFVSCQFEEQFPVDSSKLLQQDPLVLVVKHRQDSLSGVISDQVTIAMQYAKLPVESIDLGLLTEGFSIKPSVRSIVVTTELLSQLSDQEIEYLTRYVARGNQLVFLGPLAYDKFAFLQGIVPFADYSTDSLAKGVYFFEDAFPVHTGKKYFFRAELPHRGLEKDQFIKRVKVLAGAGNNPEYPLVLLNEIGAGEVVTINSTLLWEKLYRGLIFSTILRSLDGVPYSVANVSTIFLDDFPAPLYNEKLPPIDTEYDVTHSNFVLNIWWPDMKALADTFNVTYSAMTAFNYNANVTPPFDFEEWTSGKTVVDGREVDASIRVARDILNTRHELAFHGYNHFSLWLIDWDNVNFMAASVNAARKRWRIDRMGPLPISYVPPTNFIDSVGVSALMKGMPSIRYLSSLYLGDIESGGGREFDYEPYSPDDRIFNYPRITSGFSMEENSLFQQQSMQLLTGIWTHFIHPDDVFQVQQREEDEFISRNPLGLGWKSHPVYKYGLYHVFRERMLWTNERYKGLRYLSAKDAGAITEDWHNSFVFHDVTQSERVLIPFTTPGYQKRSELEAGDYWYSYVSEENSFEFEESLENQSIEYQRAPLWEGSLYQFESYLDSLVVPNYDPEQYYDPQFISAQLNDVIMRSRRYQTEFTDEFGNLISLAPGEEVSWVDTRLNDAIKAYQNNPEDFKNQEELIKLSIEFSDVRRAILILERRMLATSTWVQNDIDRLFTYYGWDELDNEAENFLERLWLRYESQEVIDVKNFAVEELGIYNQTFNLRWLLRERELNPNDEVLSMRYVRFIESQENWPIQKQELKRLIGLYPESDSLYAFTLQRSFYFESSDSTIQLLESFPSSKHPQLEQFARNFALIYAYDLGNYPMAMYWADKADNFNEEEKLDLLLQQKLYSAYTEKAMLLLDDNPEDDSLRVKIGTQLYYAGFTDEGKDVMYPVFEKDPNGSTEAHTLMSNEISFLSYEQRKQLYDEYPAFFNKHEHQRLKTELRWNEGPKVSAFGEYRSDNFDNNFGRFGLSTQLGNRLTSTHTVKIEDLFIESVLNTVPLNFVGPGYEFSKSIMDGSGEFKIGGGLFFGSENVLFESSSTISTFKNNAFTSLTLSFVPELTEASIANNYNRFGLQGYREDTWGADQKWATSLSAVTYYYTNSVFEYETTGRVHFQSSINQIRIRPIALLYWADASDNFVTGVPYFTPDRYFEQGLGFDLRYRDPDTFDFLKRLELELMAKHEIKEGVFGSGRIQYDQKFNSFWKLTIGSEISSSKIYRSNRLFFTLSYYLNKKSAQ
- a CDS encoding HD domain-containing protein, which encodes MKDVKSYLNLVGSRIGKAFSLQEFSVEDELKFWSHSAEHMSRAKPPSFRDIVRWMDILYKAPVHIVYRKKGDELFLFKRFVNLENLIGKESKSDLNENEKEAVSSFEQQVQNLQQKKKWYPELNEHGISSNSVGNCEHIPLYDEDSNVWGLYIIGPNTRCPEVIVPRISIVGRLLSIWLSNIEKEEEGQKDDYKNKMGEIISELGSGALNTEALSRLLLRYLISYCESSGGAVVETSRGTIDVIYSENLDDDIIGTLLSENELAVKGEKTGKITSISLDKLGAITSIHFEEDDSSGLILLKEPQKNEESFTSVAKQLAQLFNYRDENAEFSNHLLDTYYQMLRSIELQRETTKHHTPRVIAFAERFAMIFGLDDSETEILKLTAKLHDIGYVGSLSVESEASIGSELSHPLTGYKLIDQLPIHDDVKQGVLTHQEWVNGEGSPQGLEASEISWTGKIIAVFEYIVEFIESNKDDTSKTPEEWIDLLSQNIIERADLHFDMVIVPTVLELVKMMGWEMCIQLGVD